From a single Dehalococcoidia bacterium genomic region:
- a CDS encoding secondary thiamine-phosphate synthase enzyme YjbQ, producing MMQRIIIRTKTKVHFRDVTPEVQKAVQSSGVENGVCHIFVPHTTAGITLNEHADPSVMDDVRERLEALVPENIHYQHAEGNSPAHVKSSMMGSSATVFIENSRLVLGTWQGIFLCEFDGPRDRTVMIKLIPDRG from the coding sequence TTGATGCAAAGAATCATTATCCGAACAAAGACAAAGGTGCATTTCAGGGATGTTACTCCAGAAGTCCAGAAGGCCGTGCAATCCAGTGGTGTTGAAAACGGCGTATGTCACATTTTCGTGCCGCACACCACTGCGGGAATAACGTTGAATGAACATGCCGACCCCAGTGTAATGGATGACGTAAGGGAACGGCTTGAAGCGCTGGTACCGGAGAATATTCACTACCAACATGCAGAGGGTAATTCCCCCGCACACGTCAAATCCAGTATGATGGGGAGTTCGGCCACAGTGTTCATAGAAAACAGCCGACTAGTGCTGGGAACATGGCAGGGGATTTTTCTTTGCGAATTCGATGGGCCAAGAGACAGAACGGTAATGATTAAACTAATACCAGACAGGGGTTAG
- a CDS encoding ATP-binding cassette domain-containing protein codes for MAYINIQNVELTFGDTRLFDGIALNVEQGEKIALVGRNGSGKTTLLKLIEGSIKPDAGTIAMQKYISVAYLSQMVPQEVQGTVLEVLFNSSEDGEEKRQQVNKMTSQLGLNTEWDFGSLSAGLKRQVLVAKALAGNPDVLLLDEPTNHMDIDSIKRLEEMLLRFAGALILVTHDRVFLQRIATRIVEIDRGRLFDQSCDYETFLQRRSAANDNEQAQNALFDKKLEKEEQWVRRGVKARRVRNEGRVRELERMRQLRSERRERPGTVRMKAQEAERSGMLVVEAKDVSFSYGGIPVVSNFSTAIMKGDRVGLIGPNGSGKTTLLRILLGELHPASGSIRFGTNLQISYFDQLREQLDENKTVAQNVAGDKDTVIINGKPRHIIGYLQDFLFEPDRARSYVSLLSGGERNRLLLARLFTRPSNVLVLDEPTNDLDTETLEILEDLLMRYDGTILLVSHDRAFINNVVTSTLAFEGNAEIKEYVGGYDDWLRQRTPQVRRSDAVAVNRHSQPKQAPRPKFGYRQQKELELLPQTIEALEIEQKELFQAMGDPDLYKKDKFEMITKKARLESVRNELEALYARWEELEQLKIEI; via the coding sequence ATGGCATATATAAATATTCAGAACGTAGAGTTGACGTTTGGAGATACCCGACTTTTTGACGGTATTGCCTTAAATGTCGAGCAGGGAGAGAAGATCGCCCTGGTGGGAAGGAACGGGTCAGGCAAAACAACTCTACTAAAATTGATCGAAGGAAGTATCAAACCGGACGCTGGCACCATTGCCATGCAAAAGTATATCAGCGTTGCCTATCTTTCACAGATGGTGCCTCAAGAAGTACAGGGAACGGTTTTGGAGGTGTTGTTTAATAGCTCCGAAGATGGCGAGGAAAAGCGGCAACAGGTGAATAAGATGACTTCTCAATTAGGCCTGAATACCGAGTGGGATTTTGGCTCACTTTCCGCGGGTCTCAAGCGACAGGTGCTGGTGGCAAAGGCATTAGCCGGAAATCCTGATGTGCTTCTACTTGATGAACCGACAAATCACATGGATATCGATTCGATCAAACGACTTGAGGAGATGCTGTTACGGTTTGCAGGAGCCCTGATATTGGTAACTCATGACCGGGTGTTTTTGCAGAGAATCGCCACCAGGATCGTGGAAATTGACCGGGGCAGATTGTTCGACCAATCGTGCGATTACGAGACGTTTTTGCAGCGCCGCAGTGCAGCCAATGACAACGAACAGGCGCAGAATGCTCTATTCGATAAGAAGCTGGAAAAGGAAGAGCAGTGGGTCCGGCGCGGAGTCAAAGCGAGACGGGTCCGCAATGAAGGGCGTGTCCGGGAACTGGAGCGGATGCGCCAGCTACGCAGCGAAAGACGGGAGCGCCCCGGAACCGTAAGAATGAAAGCCCAAGAGGCGGAACGGTCCGGCATGCTGGTAGTTGAGGCTAAAGACGTCAGTTTCAGCTATGGCGGCATACCAGTTGTCTCGAACTTTTCCACTGCGATTATGAAAGGCGATCGGGTAGGACTGATCGGCCCGAACGGCAGTGGCAAGACGACCCTTTTGCGAATCCTGCTGGGCGAACTCCATCCGGCATCCGGAAGCATACGCTTTGGTACTAATTTACAGATCAGCTATTTCGATCAACTGCGCGAGCAACTGGACGAGAACAAGACCGTAGCGCAAAATGTAGCCGGGGACAAGGACACAGTGATTATCAACGGCAAGCCCCGCCATATTATTGGATATTTGCAGGATTTCCTTTTTGAGCCCGACAGGGCGCGCTCCTATGTTTCGCTGCTTTCCGGCGGCGAGCGCAATCGACTGTTGCTGGCACGGCTATTCACACGGCCTTCCAACGTCCTGGTGCTGGATGAGCCGACCAACGATCTGGATACCGAGACGCTTGAGATTCTGGAAGACCTCCTGATGAGATATGACGGGACCATTCTACTGGTCAGTCACGACAGGGCTTTTATCAACAACGTCGTCACGAGCACGCTGGCTTTTGAAGGCAATGCCGAGATAAAGGAATACGTCGGTGGTTATGATGATTGGTTGCGGCAGCGCACACCGCAAGTTCGGCGAAGTGACGCCGTGGCGGTCAATAGACACAGCCAGCCGAAACAGGCTCCCAGGCCGAAGTTCGGATACAGGCAGCAAAAGGAACTGGAGTTGCTCCCTCAAACAATTGAAGCACTCGAGATTGAGCAAAAGGAGTTATTCCAGGCTATGGGAGATCCGGATCTCTACAAGAAGGATAAGTTCGAGATGATAACAAAGAAGGCAAGATTGGAGTCCGTAAGAAACGAACTTGAGGCACTCTATGCCCGATGGGAAGAACTCGAACAACTCAAAATTGAGATATAA
- a CDS encoding DUF975 family protein, with product MTLGTHEPTGGQLANKDIMAEARISLSGRWWLAVGTAAVLLIILVAADFLWIAALVITGPMYVGWAAFSLAISRSQEARLAQIFGGFNRFLVALGAYWLYFIIVLLWSILLIVPGVIAALSYSQIYFIIANDRSIGPMQAMRKSKEIMGGHRWKLFCLLLRFIGWFLLCILTLGIGFLWLIPYITVSCARFYDDINMEREPVSMWSP from the coding sequence ATGACCCTTGGGACGCATGAGCCCACGGGAGGGCAACTTGCCAACAAGGACATCATGGCGGAGGCCAGAATTTCCCTCAGTGGACGTTGGTGGCTGGCCGTTGGAACAGCGGCCGTATTGCTGATCATACTGGTCGCAGCCGATTTTCTCTGGATAGCTGCACTTGTGATAACCGGCCCCATGTATGTTGGTTGGGCTGCATTCAGTCTAGCCATTTCCAGAAGTCAAGAGGCTCGGCTGGCCCAGATATTTGGAGGGTTCAACCGTTTCTTGGTAGCCTTGGGAGCGTACTGGCTCTACTTCATCATCGTCCTGTTGTGGAGTATTCTTCTGATCGTCCCCGGAGTCATCGCAGCCCTGTCCTATTCACAGATATACTTCATCATCGCAAATGATAGATCGATTGGTCCCATGCAAGCCATGAGAAAGAGCAAGGAAATAATGGGGGGCCATCGATGGAAGCTATTCTGCCTTCTATTGCGGTTCATCGGTTGGTTCTTGCTTTGCATCCTGACCCTTGGAATAGGATTCCTCTGGTTAATTCCTTACATCACGGTCAGTTGTGCTCGATTCTATGACGACATAAACATGGAACGAGAGCCCGTTTCTATGTGGTCGCCGTGA
- a CDS encoding ParA family protein: MGKIIAVAQHKGGTGKTTTCINLGASLCDMGKTVLVVDLDPQASFTLSMGINPLQVEKSIHQVLVDPNVDMKSTILRRSNLNFLIVPSHVDLAMAESELAGRIGREKALRKKLAPLKEDFDYIFIDCPPTLGLLVINALTAADSVLIPIQCEPLTLYGAKHLLQIINLIREDVNPSLKVEGVLRTMYDRRTRLSKEVSDSIQQTFGDLVFSTIIYRHVKFAEGPLHEMPINSYASKSPVADEYRNLAKEILAHEAQKA; this comes from the coding sequence ATGGGGAAAATCATCGCCGTAGCCCAGCACAAAGGCGGAACAGGGAAGACTACCACTTGCATTAACTTGGGGGCAAGTCTCTGCGATATGGGCAAGACCGTCCTCGTCGTAGACCTCGACCCTCAGGCATCATTTACGCTCAGTATGGGCATTAATCCTTTGCAGGTTGAGAAATCTATCCACCAGGTCTTGGTTGACCCCAATGTGGATATGAAGAGCACCATATTACGGAGGTCAAACCTCAACTTTCTCATAGTCCCATCTCATGTAGATTTAGCCATGGCAGAATCAGAGCTGGCGGGGAGGATAGGGCGTGAGAAAGCTCTGCGCAAAAAGCTGGCTCCTCTAAAGGAAGATTTTGATTATATCTTCATTGACTGCCCGCCCACATTAGGCCTCCTTGTTATCAATGCGCTGACAGCTGCTGATAGTGTACTCATACCCATTCAGTGCGAGCCCCTTACTTTGTACGGTGCAAAACACCTTCTGCAGATAATCAACCTCATCAGGGAAGATGTGAACCCATCTCTCAAGGTAGAAGGTGTGCTCAGGACCATGTATGATAGGCGGACAAGATTGAGCAAGGAGGTGTCCGATAGCATTCAACAGACTTTTGGCGACCTTGTCTTTTCCACAATCATATACCGGCATGTAAAATTTGCTGAGGGGCCGCTTCACGAAATGCCGATAAACTCTTATGCCTCAAAGTCGCCAGTGGCTGACGAATACCGGAATCTGGCAAAGGAGATACTTGCCCATGAAGCCCAAAAAGCCTGA
- a CDS encoding DUF4328 domain-containing protein — MQANRSYPERMPRYVSRPIMHPFESGHLRAQWATILFAILGVVSLILIVSTFAELGLIQKLIDGQHVSQSDLDASDDRQRLINGMLLLFYFVSAVVFLMWIHRAHRNLPSLHARGLRFSPGWAIGWFFVPIFSLFRPYQVMSEIWRGSDPDTDPKNATAWENSPVSPLVGWWWALFLASMIVGNVVLRLAFNAEEPSSLIYTQTEYLNYLKDYRTQDYMYIMGHCIDIVGIVLVIGLVRAVDQRQQRRYAKLTSLSAIVSEGEKATFTGADGGELNCCPQCGKGVPPNWRFCFHCGLDLTDAQMQSSLQSRGMAGSEAATDQSESTGTESESLLQPFSCPHCRIPADRDWEFCPNCGENLIEKRRT; from the coding sequence ATGCAGGCCAATCGAAGCTATCCAGAGAGAATGCCACGGTACGTGTCACGTCCCATCATGCACCCCTTTGAGTCTGGTCATCTCAGGGCTCAATGGGCCACTATTCTTTTCGCCATACTTGGGGTTGTCTCTCTGATATTAATAGTCTCCACCTTTGCCGAATTAGGTTTGATCCAGAAACTCATCGATGGCCAACATGTCTCTCAGAGTGATCTGGACGCCAGCGATGACAGACAAAGACTCATTAATGGAATGCTTCTGCTATTCTATTTTGTGTCCGCTGTTGTGTTCCTCATGTGGATACACAGGGCGCACAGGAACCTTCCTTCACTCCACGCACGAGGGTTGAGGTTCTCTCCAGGTTGGGCGATAGGCTGGTTCTTCGTCCCCATCTTCTCGTTGTTTCGCCCCTATCAGGTGATGTCTGAGATATGGAGGGGAAGTGATCCAGACACTGATCCCAAGAATGCCACAGCCTGGGAGAATTCGCCAGTATCGCCCTTGGTAGGATGGTGGTGGGCACTTTTCCTAGCATCCATGATAGTGGGGAATGTCGTACTTCGCCTTGCGTTTAACGCTGAAGAGCCGTCTTCTTTGATCTATACACAGACCGAATACCTTAATTACCTGAAAGACTACAGAACTCAAGACTATATGTACATAATGGGCCATTGCATAGACATTGTAGGGATTGTGTTGGTCATAGGGCTGGTGAGGGCAGTGGATCAGCGTCAACAGCGGAGGTACGCAAAACTGACAAGCCTTTCGGCCATCGTTTCAGAAGGCGAAAAGGCCACATTCACAGGTGCGGATGGTGGGGAGTTGAATTGCTGCCCTCAGTGCGGCAAGGGCGTGCCACCTAACTGGAGATTCTGTTTCCATTGTGGGCTTGACCTCACCGATGCTCAAATGCAGAGCAGTCTGCAATCACGGGGCATGGCGGGCTCCGAGGCTGCCACGGATCAATCGGAGTCAACAGGAACCGAAAGCGAAAGCCTCCTACAGCCATTCTCATGCCCTCATTGTCGGATACCTGCTGACCGTGACTGGGAATTCTGCCCGAATTGTGGTGAAAACCTCATCGAGAAGCGCAGGACATAA
- a CDS encoding DUF3820 family protein — protein sequence MEQNQDPTPIDPQMLVELVSVRMSFGKYRNRILCDLPEPYLVWLHQKGFPPGRIGVLLSVLYEIKLNGLEYLLKPIRRYQP from the coding sequence ATGGAACAAAATCAGGATCCCACCCCTATTGATCCTCAAATGTTGGTTGAATTGGTATCTGTACGAATGTCTTTCGGCAAATACAGAAATCGCATCCTCTGTGATCTGCCTGAACCTTATCTGGTATGGTTGCACCAGAAAGGTTTCCCTCCAGGAAGAATCGGTGTCCTGTTATCCGTTCTGTATGAGATCAAACTGAACGGATTGGAATATCTTCTGAAGCCAATCAGAAGATATCAGCCGTGA
- a CDS encoding NUDIX hydrolase encodes MRVTKEEVVFEGKYLRMVEKSFETRLGKNHVWETVERTTIGNRGAVVVVALTKEREVILERNWRVPAGSFVIQLPAGLSDVERETQEEAARRELLEETGYRANKLIPIIVAPEDPVLTPTQLSHFFAPGVEFAEEPKSDTTEQIEVLKVPIAELRHFLLNLPENTMLDLRVPGIIWILESMRLI; translated from the coding sequence ATGAGAGTCACAAAGGAAGAGGTCGTATTCGAGGGTAAATATTTGAGAATGGTTGAGAAGTCCTTCGAAACTCGGCTAGGAAAGAACCATGTCTGGGAAACGGTGGAGAGGACAACTATCGGCAACAGAGGAGCGGTAGTAGTAGTTGCCTTGACGAAAGAAAGGGAAGTAATTCTAGAGAGAAACTGGAGAGTCCCGGCCGGGTCCTTCGTCATCCAGCTTCCTGCCGGCCTTTCTGATGTGGAAAGGGAGACACAAGAAGAAGCTGCCAGAAGGGAACTACTGGAAGAAACGGGCTATAGAGCCAACAAACTTATCCCCATCATTGTAGCACCCGAAGACCCGGTTTTGACGCCCACGCAACTTAGTCACTTCTTTGCGCCTGGCGTCGAGTTTGCCGAAGAACCGAAAAGCGATACTACCGAACAGATTGAGGTCCTGAAGGTTCCGATTGCCGAACTACGGCATTTTCTCCTGAATCTGCCCGAGAATACGATGCTGGATTTGCGAGTCCCGGGCATAATCTGGATTCTTGAGAGCATGAGATTGATTTGA